Proteins from a genomic interval of Candidatus Margulisiibacteriota bacterium:
- a CDS encoding NADH-quinone oxidoreductase subunit L, producing MVFGALVILVPVLSAALVPAAQLFGGGFRNAFAVLAAMITAVFSLMLIPQISQGSAFSFEWLPGINIGITLDALSVNLVCVAAVIGALIVLYSVKYMEKEDGLLRYYSLVLLFIGSMIGLVLSDNFLTLYIFWEIVGLCSYALIGFFYRDPKAVRAGIKAFMTTRVGDIGLLIGILLLYVYTGTFNMAEVAAKLGMLPSAVLAVSAFGFMLGAIGKSAQAPLHVWLPDAMEAPTTISALIHAATMVNAGVYLMARVFPLFHEVPYWTTSLAWVGALTAILAASMALSEKDLKRILAYSTVSQLGFMMFSIGAGGLFASQFHLMSHAIFKALLFLCAGAVIHAVGTRNIDSMGGLFGRMRLTALCFGAGALALMGIPILNGFFSKDLILAAGYASKETLPFILICIAAVFTILYTLRTYSKVFLGAGSKAHGHDAPWQMSLPLALLALASFVSWLLAPAFSSSLHLSGIHVEHLAFSEFMREIFFSSITILSLAVITTGVAAYYFRRRILSLLGFAARPYLYAAGRGFWFDDLYGALIGSFISVSASVSRILDEGILNRFNYAVGSVFYSFSSSLRKVQTGELNLNLSGMVLGLALVVWMIVWRR from the coding sequence ATGGTTTTTGGCGCGCTTGTTATTTTAGTGCCAGTTTTGTCAGCGGCCCTGGTGCCGGCGGCCCAGCTCTTTGGAGGCGGGTTCAGGAATGCTTTTGCTGTCCTTGCGGCCATGATAACTGCCGTGTTTTCGCTGATGCTTATACCGCAGATAAGTCAGGGAAGCGCTTTTTCTTTCGAATGGCTGCCGGGCATAAATATCGGCATCACCCTTGATGCATTATCGGTCAACCTTGTGTGCGTTGCAGCCGTGATCGGCGCCTTGATAGTGCTTTATTCTGTAAAATACATGGAAAAAGAGGACGGCCTTCTCAGGTATTACAGCCTGGTACTGCTCTTTATCGGCTCGATGATAGGGCTCGTGCTTTCCGATAACTTCCTCACTCTTTACATCTTCTGGGAGATAGTTGGGCTGTGTTCATATGCCCTTATAGGTTTTTTCTACAGGGACCCCAAAGCCGTCCGCGCAGGCATCAAGGCCTTTATGACGACCAGGGTGGGGGATATCGGACTTCTTATCGGCATCCTTCTATTATATGTATATACAGGCACTTTCAATATGGCTGAGGTAGCCGCAAAACTAGGGATGCTGCCTTCGGCTGTTCTTGCCGTTTCAGCCTTCGGCTTTATGCTGGGGGCGATAGGCAAATCGGCTCAGGCGCCGCTTCATGTGTGGCTGCCCGATGCCATGGAGGCTCCCACCACGATCTCGGCTCTAATCCATGCCGCCACCATGGTCAATGCAGGCGTCTATCTTATGGCAAGGGTATTTCCTCTTTTTCATGAAGTTCCTTACTGGACAACTTCACTGGCCTGGGTGGGAGCGCTCACCGCCATCCTTGCTGCTTCCATGGCACTTTCCGAGAAGGACCTTAAAAGGATACTTGCTTATTCTACCGTCAGCCAGCTAGGCTTTATGATGTTCTCTATAGGGGCGGGCGGGCTGTTTGCCTCGCAGTTCCATCTGATGAGCCATGCCATCTTCAAGGCCCTTCTCTTTTTGTGCGCCGGCGCCGTTATCCATGCCGTCGGCACAAGGAACATAGATTCCATGGGAGGCCTTTTTGGCCGGATGAGGTTGACAGCGCTCTGCTTCGGCGCCGGCGCCCTTGCTCTTATGGGCATTCCCATCCTTAACGGTTTCTTTTCCAAAGACCTTATCCTGGCGGCGGGTTATGCATCCAAAGAGACCCTTCCTTTTATCCTTATATGCATTGCCGCGGTCTTTACGATCCTTTATACACTTCGCACTTATTCAAAAGTTTTTCTCGGTGCCGGCTCTAAAGCCCATGGCCATGATGCTCCGTGGCAGATGAGCCTTCCGCTGGCGTTGCTGGCGCTTGCCTCTTTCGTTAGTTGGCTTTTGGCGCCGGCTTTTTCAAGCAGCCTGCATCTGTCCGGCATTCATGTCGAGCATCTTGCTTTTTCGGAGTTCATGCGCGAGATATTTTTTAGCAGCATAACTATACTTTCTCTGGCCGTTATAACCACGGGGGTTGCCGCTTATTATTTCAGACGAAGGATATTATCCCTGCTGGGTTTTGCTGCCCGACCTTATCTTTATGCTGCCGGACGGGGCTTCTGGTTCGATGACCTCTACGGGGCTTTGATAGGGAGCTTTATTTCCGTTTCCGCGTCTGTTTCAAGGATCCTGGACGAAGGCATCCTGAACAGGTTCAATTATGCTGTCGGAAGCGTTTTTTATTCCTTTTCTTCCAGTCTCAGGAAAGTGCAGACCGGAGAGCTTAATCTTAACCTTTCCGGAATGGTCCTTGGCCTTGCCCTGGTTGTCTGGATGATAGTGTGGAGGCGGTGA
- the nuoK gene encoding NADH-quinone oxidoreductase subunit NuoK, with protein MNLPFPNIDLNLAGSAVLFFIGFASVLRTSNMIRMIIGIEIMARAASFAFISFGYLHGNTSITQSLVVTIIVIEVVVTAIVLALIMNLFKQNRSLDVKHLNKLKG; from the coding sequence ATGAACCTGCCTTTTCCCAATATAGACCTTAATCTTGCGGGCTCTGCTGTCCTGTTCTTTATCGGCTTTGCCAGTGTTCTAAGGACCTCCAACATGATCAGGATGATCATAGGAATAGAGATAATGGCAAGGGCGGCGAGCTTTGCCTTTATCAGCTTCGGCTATCTTCACGGCAACACCTCGATAACCCAGTCCCTGGTCGTCACTATTATAGTGATTGAAGTGGTGGTCACGGCCATTGTTCTGGCTCTGATAATGAACCTTTTTAAGCAGAACCGCTCCCTGGATGTCAAGCATCTTAATAAGTTGAAAGGATAA
- a CDS encoding NADH-quinone oxidoreductase subunit J → MNLILLTGLVLSAAGAVLLKDLLKAGICLGILSILLSIAFFKMNSPYAAVFELSVCAGLITVMFSTVVSMTNDEDGQRK, encoded by the coding sequence ATGAACCTTATACTTTTGACAGGGTTAGTCTTAAGCGCGGCAGGCGCGGTCCTGCTGAAGGACCTTCTCAAGGCCGGTATCTGTCTCGGGATACTGAGCATACTTCTCTCGATAGCTTTTTTTAAGATGAACTCCCCCTATGCCGCCGTATTTGAGCTCTCTGTCTGCGCAGGCCTTATCACCGTAATGTTCTCTACGGTCGTCAGCATGACCAATGACGAGGACGGGCAAAGAAAATGA